A portion of the Mesobacillus boroniphilus genome contains these proteins:
- the gyrA gene encoding DNA gyrase subunit A gives MAETPNSRVKEINISQEMRSSFLDYAMSVIVARALPDVRDGLKPVHRRILYAMHDLGMHSDKAYKKSARIVGEVIGKYHPHGDSAVYDTMVRMAQNFNYRYMLVDGHGNFGSVDGDAAAAMRYTEARMSKISMELLRDINKDTIDYQDNYDGSEREPIVMPSRFPNLLVNGTSGIAVGMATNIPPHQLGEVIDGVLAISKDPDMTIMELMEIITGPDFPTAGLILGRSGIRKAYETGRGSITLRAKVEIEQKSNGKEVIIVRELPYQVNKAKLIEKIAELVRDKRLDGITDLRDESDRKGMRIVIEVRKDANANVLLNNLYKQTALQTSFGINLLALVDGQPKVLNLKQCLEYYLDHQVVVIRRRTEFELRKAEARAHILEGLRIALDNLDAVISLIRSSRTTDIAREGLMTQFKLSDKQAQAILDMRLQRLTGLEREKIEEEFQNLMQLISELKAILADNEKVLEIIREELTEIKERFNDERRTEIVSGGLEMIEDEDLIPRENIVITLTHNGYVKRLPVSTYRAQRRGGRGIQGMGTNEDDFVEHLITTSTHDTILFFTNKGKVYRSKGYEIPEFSRTAKGIPIINLLEIEKGEWVNAIIPVEEFVDDWSLFFTTKEGISKRSPLSSFANIRNNGLIALNLREGDELISVRMTDGSKEMIIGTKNGLLIRFPETDVRSMGRTATGVKGITLSDDDEVVGMEVLEESAEILVVTKNGYGKRTPSEEYRRQGRGGKGIKTCNITDKNGDLVTMKVVTGEEDLMLITTGGVLIRIPVSSISMTGRNTQGVKLISLNKAENEYVATVAKVDKEEEKPEDIEPDENAEATVDPEEVGSQEADMNETPAEEDNE, from the coding sequence ATGGCTGAGACACCAAACTCTCGAGTGAAAGAGATTAATATTAGCCAGGAAATGCGTTCATCGTTCCTGGATTATGCCATGAGTGTTATCGTGGCACGTGCGCTTCCGGATGTCCGTGACGGCTTAAAGCCGGTACATAGAAGGATTTTGTACGCTATGCATGACCTTGGCATGCACTCAGATAAGGCCTACAAAAAGTCGGCGAGGATCGTCGGTGAAGTTATCGGTAAGTATCACCCGCACGGTGACTCTGCTGTATACGACACAATGGTCCGTATGGCACAGAATTTCAACTACCGTTATATGCTTGTTGATGGACATGGTAACTTTGGTTCTGTCGATGGAGACGCAGCAGCTGCGATGCGTTATACAGAAGCACGTATGTCGAAAATTTCAATGGAACTTTTGCGTGACATCAATAAAGATACAATTGACTATCAGGACAACTACGACGGTTCTGAAAGGGAACCAATTGTCATGCCATCAAGGTTCCCGAACCTGCTCGTCAACGGTACTTCTGGTATCGCTGTCGGAATGGCGACAAATATCCCTCCTCACCAGCTTGGCGAGGTTATAGATGGCGTGTTGGCAATCAGCAAGGATCCTGACATGACAATCATGGAATTGATGGAAATCATCACAGGACCTGACTTCCCGACAGCGGGATTGATATTAGGGCGCAGTGGCATCCGTAAAGCTTATGAGACTGGCCGCGGTTCGATTACTCTCCGTGCGAAGGTTGAAATCGAACAGAAATCAAATGGTAAGGAAGTCATCATCGTCAGAGAACTTCCTTACCAGGTTAACAAAGCCAAGCTGATTGAAAAAATCGCTGAATTAGTCCGCGATAAGAGGCTTGACGGCATTACAGACCTGCGTGATGAATCTGACCGTAAAGGTATGAGGATTGTCATTGAAGTTCGTAAGGATGCGAATGCCAATGTCCTTTTAAATAACCTTTATAAACAAACTGCATTGCAGACAAGCTTTGGTATCAACCTTCTTGCTTTAGTCGATGGACAGCCGAAGGTTCTGAACCTCAAGCAATGCCTGGAATACTATCTTGACCATCAGGTAGTCGTCATTAGACGTCGCACAGAGTTTGAACTTAGGAAGGCAGAAGCACGTGCCCACATTCTCGAAGGTCTGCGAATCGCTCTTGATAACCTTGATGCGGTCATTAGCCTGATCAGAAGCTCACGCACGACGGATATAGCAAGAGAAGGATTGATGACACAATTCAAGTTATCCGATAAGCAAGCACAGGCCATTCTTGATATGCGTCTACAGAGGCTTACAGGCTTGGAACGTGAAAAGATCGAAGAAGAATTCCAAAACCTTATGCAGCTGATTTCAGAATTAAAAGCGATCCTTGCTGATAATGAAAAAGTGCTTGAAATCATCCGCGAAGAACTTACAGAAATCAAAGAGCGCTTCAACGATGAGCGCCGTACGGAAATCGTATCGGGCGGATTAGAAATGATCGAGGATGAAGACTTGATTCCTCGCGAAAATATCGTCATCACCCTGACACATAACGGCTATGTTAAGCGCCTGCCTGTATCGACATACAGAGCACAGCGTCGCGGTGGCCGCGGTATTCAAGGTATGGGTACGAATGAAGACGATTTTGTAGAACATCTAATTACCACTTCAACGCACGATACCATCCTGTTCTTTACAAACAAGGGTAAAGTATACCGTTCGAAGGGGTACGAAATCCCAGAATTCAGCCGTACAGCGAAGGGAATCCCAATTATCAACCTATTGGAAATCGAGAAGGGTGAATGGGTCAACGCCATCATTCCAGTTGAGGAATTCGTCGATGACTGGTCCCTGTTCTTCACAACGAAAGAAGGGATTTCAAAACGTTCACCACTTTCATCGTTTGCGAATATCCGCAATAATGGTTTGATTGCCCTGAACCTGCGTGAAGGCGATGAATTGATCTCTGTCCGAATGACGGATGGCAGCAAAGAAATGATCATCGGCACGAAGAACGGCTTATTGATTCGTTTCCCTGAAACCGATGTTCGCTCTATGGGCCGTACTGCCACAGGAGTCAAGGGTATTACCTTGTCTGATGACGATGAGGTTGTCGGTATGGAAGTCCTTGAAGAAAGTGCTGAAATCCTCGTTGTAACGAAGAACGGATACGGCAAAAGAACACCTTCTGAAGAATACAGAAGGCAAGGGCGCGGCGGTAAAGGAATCAAGACATGTAACATCACCGATAAAAACGGCGACCTTGTGACGATGAAAGTCGTGACTGGTGAGGAAGACCTCATGCTGATCACAACAGGCGGTGTCTTAATCCGTATCCCCGTAAGCTCTATCTCAATGACAGGGCGTAATACGCAAGGGGTAAAATTAATCAGCCTGAACAAAGCAGAAAATGAATATGTTGCGACAGTGGCTAAAGT